The segment CGTGGACGAGAGCATCAGCGCCATGCACGACTACGTGATGCATTACCTGGACCTGCTCGATGCGCTGGGCCTGGAGCGTTTTCGTCTGGTGGGTCATTCGCTCGGCGGCTGGCTGGCGGCCGCCTTCGCCACCGAGCATGCGCACCGGATCGAGCGCCTGGCGCTGCTGTCGCCGGTAGGGCTGCGCGTACCCGAGCACCCCACCATCGACATCTTCAAGATTCCGCCACATGAACTGCCGGGGTACCTGATCTCGAACCCGGCGCTGCTGCAACAGATGATGTCGGCTCCGCCCACAGTGGACATGATCGTGCAGCAATACCGTGAGATGACCTCCGCCGCGCGCGTCGCCTGGACCCGGACCTACGACACCACGCTGCCGCGCTGGCTGCACCGCGTGCGCGTGCCAACCCTGGTGCTGTGGGGCCGCCAGGATCGCATGTTGCCGGCCGAGCAGGCCGCGGTGTGGGGGCGCTTGCTACCCCAGGCCGAGGTACAGGTGCTGGAAAGCAGTGGTCACGGGCTGGTCATCGACGACCCCGCTGCGGTGCAGGCGGTGCAGGACTTCATGATGCTGGCGCATTAACCTGCACACACAGACGCTAACCCCATGCCCGCGAAGCCATTAAACACAAGACGCCAAACGGGCATGAACTGCGCCTACTCCAGCATGCGGGGCAGCGCTTCCGGCGCGTAATCCGCCGCCTTGGCGCCGGGTGGGTTCTGGTGCACACCGCTCGAATAGCCGGCAGCGGTGGCATGCAACCGTTGTACATCGACAATAACCGCGCTGGTGCCGGTGGGTCCGGTACGGCCGTCGTCCCACTTCGCGTCCTTGGAGCCGCCGCCCCCGGTACGCCAGTGCTCGCCTTTGCGGTCGTAATGATCCTGCCAGTAGATCTTGGGCGCGCCCACGGTGGTGCCGATAAACATGTGGCGCCGGCCTACCAGGTGGTCCTTTTTGGGGATGCCTTCGACTTCGTAGACTTCCTGGATTTCATAGTTGTCCGGCTGGAAGTTCCAGTAGGGAGCCTCATCCAGACGCATGAACGGATACTTGGCCTTGCCGGACGCCTGCTCGTCCATCGGCGGCAGGATGGAATGCTCCACCACCAGGGCATGGCGCTTGCCCAGGATCTTCCAGCTCTCATACCAGGTCGGGTCCAGGTTCAGGCCAAAGGTGTCATCGAACAACAGGTCCGTACCCTGCACCGGATCAGCCCAGGCACCGCTTGACATGCGCCGGGTGCGGCGCAGGTTCTTGATATAGGCGTACACGTCCGGCAGGCGCGCGTCGGTATAGTTAACTGTCAATAAGCCCACGCCACGCGTATCGTTTGGATAAACATTCATTAACGCCTCGTACTTGGCGATGCTTTTGTCCAACACATGCGGCTCGCTCATCCGGCCGGACATCAGGAAGCGCCGATACACCCAGCCCTGCTCTTTTTCGAGCCCGTTCTCGCCGCTGATGATCAGAAAGGTGATCTGCTTCAGGTTCAGGACATCGCCGGCCCAACCGAAACGCAGGATGTTGTACACGAGCTTGTAGCCGGCATCCGGATCGGCGAGGTCAAGATCCGGAAACGGCACCCCGGTGGTGTAGTTGGTCAGGCGTTTCTGCGCATCGAGCCTGGCTTCACCGCGGTGTTTTTCGGTAAGTTCCAATGCCCCGGTGGTGACATTGACCGGTTGCGCCGGGGTCAGCAGCATGGCCCAGCCGAACTCGCGAATCATCCTTTCCTGCTGGCCGACCAGCAGGCCGCGAATCGGCTCCCCGTCCAGCGTCTGATCGAGCAGACTGTCAATACTGGCGGCGTTGAGCAGCGTGCCCGGAGCCACCTCCTCGGCCGCACGTGGACCGGTCATCGACAACCCCACGCCCAGCGCTCCTGCCAAAAACAGATGGTGTAGAGCCCGCTTTTGCTTTTGCATCCGGTTCCCCGCGTTTGAAGGTGGATTGGGGAACCGCTGATTCATTCAACGGCTCCCGCGGTGCATGGACGCACCGCCAAAATCGAATGTTCGAGATGGCTGGCCTGGTCCCAAATAGCCCGCAAAAAACCATTGTGCCGGTTACCGCGGATTGCGCTACTCTGCGCCAGTGACGCTGGCCAGGAAGGCTGCGCTCAACTATAGATTGGCTCAAGCCAACAGTGGAAGCATGGATAAAGCTGAGGATCAGCACCGAGGAGAAACAACATGGACGCGACGCTACCGGCTTCACGCACGCCCTCGAAAACCATGATCGTCACCAAGCTGGGGGCATTGATGAGTTCGGTCATCGCCCTGGTGCCGGTGCTCGGATGGGCCCTGGGTGGCGGCATTTTTCACTGGACTACGGTGTTTCTGGCCCTGGTGGTGCTGCCGATCCTCGACACCCTGGTGGGCGCCGACGACGCCAATGTCGATCCGGCCCGGGAACAGCAATACCTCAGCAACATCTGGTACCGCATCAGCGTGTGGGTCTACCTGCCCATTCAGTTGAGCGTGATGTTCTTTTGCTACTGGCTCATCGCCTACGGCAACCTGGCCACCTACGAAATCATCGGCCTGGCCCTGTCCAACGCTTTCGCGCTCGGTATCAGCGGCCTCACTGCCCATGAGCTGATGCACCGCGACAAGCTGGACCGGTTTATCGGCGTGCTGATATTCAGCGGCGTCGGCATGGGTAATTTTTTGATTTATCACAACTACGGCCACCACAAGACCGTGGCCACGCCCGAGGATCCGGCCACGGCCCGCTTCGGCGAGACTTACTGGCACGCCGCGCCGCGCAACATCTGGGGAAAATTCAAGGCCAGCTGGCGCATCGAAGCCGAGCGGCAACGCCGTAACGGCCGGCACCCTGTCTGCCTGCATAACATGATGATCTGGATCTCGCTCGGCGAAATCAGCT is part of the Immundisolibacter sp. genome and harbors:
- a CDS encoding alpha/beta fold hydrolase, with product MSGFEREHFTIGGIDTTVLVAGEGPPLVFWHGAGTFTGFDFALEWARTFRVYVPYHPGFGESAVDESISAMHDYVMHYLDLLDALGLERFRLVGHSLGGWLAAAFATEHAHRIERLALLSPVGLRVPEHPTIDIFKIPPHELPGYLISNPALLQQMMSAPPTVDMIVQQYREMTSAARVAWTRTYDTTLPRWLHRVRVPTLVLWGRQDRMLPAEQAAVWGRLLPQAEVQVLESSGHGLVIDDPAAVQAVQDFMMLAH
- a CDS encoding DUF1329 domain-containing protein; amino-acid sequence: MTGPRAAEEVAPGTLLNAASIDSLLDQTLDGEPIRGLLVGQQERMIREFGWAMLLTPAQPVNVTTGALELTEKHRGEARLDAQKRLTNYTTGVPFPDLDLADPDAGYKLVYNILRFGWAGDVLNLKQITFLIISGENGLEKEQGWVYRRFLMSGRMSEPHVLDKSIAKYEALMNVYPNDTRGVGLLTVNYTDARLPDVYAYIKNLRRTRRMSSGAWADPVQGTDLLFDDTFGLNLDPTWYESWKILGKRHALVVEHSILPPMDEQASGKAKYPFMRLDEAPYWNFQPDNYEIQEVYEVEGIPKKDHLVGRRHMFIGTTVGAPKIYWQDHYDRKGEHWRTGGGGSKDAKWDDGRTGPTGTSAVIVDVQRLHATAAGYSSGVHQNPPGAKAADYAPEALPRMLE
- a CDS encoding alkane 1-monooxygenase; the encoded protein is MDATLPASRTPSKTMIVTKLGALMSSVIALVPVLGWALGGGIFHWTTVFLALVVLPILDTLVGADDANVDPAREQQYLSNIWYRISVWVYLPIQLSVMFFCYWLIAYGNLATYEIIGLALSNAFALGISGLTAHELMHRDKLDRFIGVLIFSGVGMGNFLIYHNYGHHKTVATPEDPATARFGETYWHAAPRNIWGKFKASWRIEAERQRRNGRHPVCLHNMMIWISLGEISFVGLLCALFGWVALPLFATQYVASRFGLSVADYLEHYGLSRHKLPSGEYEPPNRHHAWDDTFVVSSLVLCVVNRHADHHANEGRPYQILRYSKEAPRYPLGNFGMLLHVLIPPLWRKMVHPVLLKYYDEHPEVVPYAMPGALPKHLESRAVFG